The sequence CAGTAATCGCACGACAGATACAGCGCTTTTTGCGGCGCACCCGCGCATTTGATCGGCATGCCCGGTTGCGTGAACAGCGCCTTGCCGCCCTTCAGTTCACGGACCAGTTGCCAGGTGTACGGCGCGAGATCGAACCGGTAGTTCGACGTCACGCCGTTTTTGCCCAGCGTCTCCTCCAGCCCTTCGATTTTTTCCCACGCGAGCCGCAAGCCGGGACACACGATCAACCGCTGGTAAGCGAGCGCGCGCCCGTTGTCGAGCCGAACGAGATGCTGTTCGGGGTCGATGGCGTTGGCGCTCGCTCGTATCCAATGCGCGCGCTCGGGCATGACGGACGACATGGGCCGCACGGTGTCGCCGATATTGAACGCGCCGCCGCCGACCAGCGTCCACGCCGGCTGATAGAAATGGCGTTCCGCCGGCTCGACGATCGCGATGCGCAATCCGGGACGGCGGCGCAGCAAGCTCGCCGTCACGCCGATACCCGCGGCGCCACCGCCGATCACAACGATGTCAAACGTTTCCGGGCTGTCTGAAGCTGCTGCAGTCGTACTCATCGCGATACCTTTGCTTCCGGAGAGTTGGGTTTTGCCGGTCGACGCTTTGCAACGGTAGTCGGTGCCGTCGTCAGGCAGATAGGGGTCGCCTCGAACCGTTATGCGTTAAGCGTTAAGCGCTATTCAATGAATTTATATCTCGACTCACATTCTAGCGCATTGAACACGCGATAACGATTCCGTCCGCCCTTCAAGATTTTAGATATAGCCATGGCGCATTTTTTATTTTATTTACCGATATAAGGTGATACTCCTTCACAGGCGCCGTCTATTTTTCACATTAAAAAATAGAGCCATTTATTATCAGAATGCATTTCGCATTAAGATACATTCAAAATACTACAATAAGCCATTTTTTCAATAACTTATGCCATATACGTGCCGGTTACGTAGTTTCTACGGATACGCCGGCGTCCTTTTAACGCGACAATTATCAAGACGTCTCGCATTGCTTTCGGATCAGTACGAAACGGACGAACTGCAGCCAAACGAGGGAGCGCGCGCGGACTTTATATGCCCCACACATTCATCTGCGCAACACGAGCAACACATGAAAAAGAATCTTAAATTCCGCATCGGCGCCACCTGGCTGTGTATCGAGAATCGCGATGAATCCGCGCCGGAGTATCCGGATTCGGTATCGGTCGTCTTGCGGCAAAGTCAATTGAACGGCCAGCCTGGCCGGCGTATCGAGATGACCCCGCGCGTGCAGCGAAACGCCATCCTCGCACTGGGTCTGCGCCTGCTCGATCTGGCGGGTCGCATGACGCCGGAAACAACGTCATCGGATAGTCAATCGACGCCCGGCAACGAACCATCGCCGAGCTTGCTCGACGAGTTCGATGCGACGGAGGTTGAACTCGTCGAAAGCCTGCCGCACGAGGAGCCCGTCGAGTTCGCGCGCGACGTATCGCAGAGCGCGAAGCGCCTGCGTAAGCGCATGCCGATCCTGCGCGCCGCACAAAGCGTGCTGGAGCAGTGCAACGATGAGACTGCCACCCGTCTTTACCTGACGCTCGTTGCGGCGGACATGGACGGCAGCTTGCCGTCAGTACGTGTGCCCATCGTTGCCGAGTCGAGTTGGTCGCCCTGTTTCGAACAATGTGTGAGAACACCGGACACGACGGAACACTGAAAATCATCAAAGCGATACGGATTTAATCCATAAGGCATCTTTAGTTGATTGCGGATACCAAGACCATGTAATCTGCAATCCATCCGCCCGATTGAGCAAGATTCGGAGCACCTATGATTCACCATGGTTTTTTGCGTAAGACCGATCATGAAATCCGATAGCGCAATTATCAGCTTCATAGAGAATTTTCCGGTCTCCGCCAGCCTGAAGGAAGCGGACACCGGCAAATACATTATTAATAATAGATACAATTCCCGGCAATTCGGCGTTGAGAATCCGGCGGAGCTTGTGGGTCTGACGATCAATGACCTGAAATTCTGTCAACCGGAATGGGGCGCGCAATACGCAGCCGCAATTCAGAAGCTTGATTTTCGCGCACGCGAAAAGAAAACGCACGTACTCGGCAGGCATCAATTTCTCGACGACAGCGGCGAAGCCCAACTCGAGGAAATGGTCAAATTCCCGGTGCTGGGTTCCCGAAAGAATATTCTGGGCATCGTCACCTATCGGAATGACATTACGCCCACGCTGCCGCCCAACAGCCTCTATCAGCTCTACCTGAATTTCTACGACGTCACGAGTGCGATCAAGCGTGTGCTGGCGTGTCTCGAGATCGTTCAATACTTCGTCACGCTACCTACCGATGCCCAGTTCCGGGTTTTCCTCTTGAAGACTGAGCGGCTCGCCAACAAGGAAATCGCCAAGTTTCTCGGCACGTCGGACCGGACAGTGGAAACCCATCTGGACGCCCTGCGCAACAAGGTAGTCGACGGCAATCTGCCCCACGTCCTGTCCCTCGTCAAATGGCATACCCCCTACGCTTCCGATTCAACCCCCTGCTGAGAATTGCGCTCACCGCCAATCTGTTCGAGTGGTACGAATTCTCGCTGACGGCTTTCATGGCGCTTGAAATCGGCCGGCTTTTCTTTCCCGCCGCCAATGACAAGACGGCTCTCATGCTGAGTTTCTCGGTGTTCGCGAGCAGTTACCTGGCACGGCCTTTCGGTAGCGTCTTTTTCGGCGTACTGGGTAATCGGTTCGGCACGGGGACGGCCCTCAGATTAAGCATGATCGGCATGGCAATTCCGGCGTCGCTGATCGCTTTTTTGCCGACCTATCAGACGGCGGGCTATCTCGCGACGGGGCTGCTCATCGCCCTGAAAATACTGCAAGGTTTCGCGGCCGGCGGTGAGTTGCCGTTGAGCGGTTATTTTGTGTCGCTCAACGTGGTGGATAAAAATCGCGGGCTCTACTGCGCCGTGGTCGTGGCGAGCGGCTTCGTCGGTATGTTGCTGGCGTCGGGGATCGTTCTAGCTCTGCCCTATTGCAGCGCAATGCTGCAACGCTTACCGGCGGCGGCTCGCGGCGGGTATCTCACCGAGGTATGGCGCTGGCCGTTTCTGCTGTGCATTCCGCTCTCGCTGTGGATTTATTCGCTCAGGTCTTCGATTTCGACGAAGCCGGGTAATCAAGAACATCGTGCATGGCATGCGCGGCCCATATTGCCGTTGATACAAGCCATTGTTCTGGTTGCGTTCATGGAGGCGCATCTTTATACGGCGTTTGTCTGGCTGCCGGGTTATCTGCGCACCTATCTCGGCGTGTCGAGCTTCGACGCTCATTCGACCAACGTGATTACGCTGGTGATTTTTTCGCTGTCGATGGTCGCAGCGGGTTATGCCACGCGCTGGATAGAGGCATCGAGGCTCGCCCTCATCGGTATCGTGTCTCTGGTCTGCAGCAGTTATCCGCTGTTTGCGTTTCTGCAGCGCGGTGATTTCCTGACGCTGCTGCTGGTGCAGGCGGCATTTGCCGTCATGGCGGGTTGTCTGGTCGGCGTTATTTTTGTCGTGCTGCCCGACCTGTTCAAAGACAACTGGCGCAGTTTTGGTATGGTGACCACCTATTCGCTCGCTACCGCGGTGTTCGGTGGAACAGCGCCTGTTGTGGGCGCTTATCTGATCAAGGTGACGCATCTGCTAACCGCCCCCGCGCTCTATATCACCGCGATGGGAGTGCTGGCCGCGCCGGTTGCGTACAGCATTTGCATGAAGCAACGGAACTTGATTCAGGCCGCCGTTGATCCGGCTGAGGCCTAACGACGACGTGCGTCGTCATCGATTGTTTAACGCTTTTCGCTGAGCTTTAATGAGTCATCTAATGCAGTTACCGCAGACGTTTCTGGTCACGCCTGAGCCATTGGCTGGCAGACCTTTTGGCGACTTTATCGCGTGCCTGGAACGCAGTCTCGATGCGGGCGTCCGCCTGGTGCAGTTGCGCGCCAAGACACTGACTGCGCCGCAGTATGCCGAGTTGGCCGAACAGGCATTGGCGTGCTGCCGGCGCTACGATGCGCGCCTGCTGTTGAACGCGTCGGCCGATGTGGCGCTGGCCTTGCACGCCGATGGTGTTCACCTCACCAGTACTCGGCTGATGGCCTGTACCAGCAGGCCGCCGCCTTCTGGACTGCTGGTTTCGGCTGCGTGCCACGACGAGCGTCAGGTGCTGCATGCGAACCGGATAGGCGCCGATTTACTGACCATCTCGCCCGTCATGCCGACGGCAACTCATACCACCGCCACACCGTTGGGCTGGCCGCGTTTTCGTGAGCTTGTGGCGCTGACCACGGTCCCGGTTTATGCGTTGGGCGGGATGAGTGTTGATAGCCTGGATGAAGCTCGCAAGTCGGGGGCCCAAGGCATTGCGGCGATACGTTCGCTTTGGGTTAGCGCTGGTGAATAAGGGGAGAGTCTTCAGGCAATTCGACTCGAAGCGAGATTTTGAGCCGCCAAACAAAAAACCCCGCAAGTCATAGACTTTACGGGGTTTTCTGAAGAATCTTGGCGGAAAGGGTGAGATTCGAACTCACGGTACCCCTAAAGGTACACTGGATTTCGAGTCCAGCGCATTCGACCACTCTGCCACCTTTCCGGGTCTTCCAACTCATCAGCGGTAAGGCTGGTTCGTCAGATCCAAGCGGGTCGTTGCTTGGGAGAGAAAGATTATAGAACAGCTTAATACGATTTCCAAGCCCCTCGTCAAAAAAACTTCAAAGAGACCGGGTCAAGCGATCCGCGGCAGCGACAAGGCTAGCGACATCAACCCGCCGCTGCCTTACCAACAACCATCAAGCCGCCGCCACTTCCAACCGTTCTGTTCCACCGAGGTACGGACGCAACGCCGCCGGCACCGTCACCGAGCCATCGGCATTCTGGAAGTTCTCCAGCACGGCGACGAGCGTACGCCCCACCGCCAGCCCCGAACCGTTCAGCGTATGCACCAGCTCCGGCTTGCCTTGCGCATTGCGGAAACGCGCCTGCATCCGGCGAGCCTGGAACGACTCGGTATTCGAGCAGCTCGAAATCTCGCGATACGTGTTCTGCGCCGGCACCCACACTTCGAGGTCGTAAGTCTTCGCGGCCGAGAAGCCCATGTCGCCCGTACACAGCGTGATCACGCGATACGGCAACTCCAGCTTCTGCAGAATCGCTTCCGCATGACCGACCATCTGTTCCAGCGCCTCATACGACGCATCCGGCGCGACGATCTGCACCATCTCGACCTTGTCGAACTGATGCTGGCGGATCAGGCCACGCGTGTCGCGGCCGTACGAGCCCGCTTCCGAGCGGAAGCACGGCGAATGCGCGGTCAGCTTGATCGGCAGCGCGTCGGCTTCGAGGATGCTATCGCGCACCGTGTTGGTCAGCGAAATCTCCGACGTGGAAATCAGATACTGCGTGACGGTATTCTCTTCACCGCCCTTCTCGACACGGAACATGTCGTCGGCGAATTTCGGCAACTGGCCGGTGCCGTACAGAATTTCCGGATTCACGATGTACGGCGTGTAAACCTCCGTATAACCGTGCTGCTCCGTATGCGTGTCGATCATAAACTGCGCCAGCGCGCGATGCAGCCGCGCAATCTGGCCGCGTAGCATCGTGAAACGCGCGCCCGACAGCTTCGCGCCGGTCTCGAAGTCGAGGCCGAGCGGCGTGCCGACGTCGACGTGATCCTTCACCTCGAAATCGAACTGGCGCGGCGTGCCCCAGCGGCGCACTTCCACATTGCCGGCTTCGTCGGCGCCGTGCGGCACGCTTTCGTGCGCGAGGTTCGGCACGCCGAGCAGCAGGTCCGACAGGCCCTTCTGAATCTCTTCGAGGCGGGCCGCCGACGCCTTCATCTCGTCGCCGATACCGCCCACGTCGGCCATCAGCGCCGAGGTGTCTTCGCCCTTGCCTTTCATCGCGCCGATCTGCTTCGACAGGCTGTTACGGCGCGCCTGCATCTCTTCGGTACGGGTCTGGGTATCGCGGCGTTCCGCTTCGAGCGCGGTGAAAGCCGCCGCGTCGAGGGTATAGCCGCGGTCGGCGAGGCGCTTGGCGACGCCGTCGAGGTCTTTGCGCAGCAGCTGAATGTCGAGCATGGGATGGGGCGGGTGTTCGTTATATGAAGCTGGGATTTTAACGCACCGGCGCGGGCGGCCGGTGCGTTAGATGATGCGCGCGTGCGGAATGCCGGCACCGGGCGAATCCGCTCAGTCCTTCTTCGGCTTGTTCTCGCTGCGCCACTGCGCATCCAGTTCGGCCAGACGCGCCATCTTGTCGCCGATCTTGCCTTCCAGACCGCGCGGCGTCGGCTCGTACCAATGCGGATCGCGCATATTGTCCGGCAGATAGGTCTCGCCGGCCGCATACGCATCGGGCTCGTCGTGCGCGTAGCGGTATTCGTGACCGTAACCGAGCTCCTTCATCAGCTTGGTCGGCGCATTGCGCAGATGCACCGGCACGCCGCGCGACTGATCCTTGCCGACGATCCGCCGCGCTTCGTTGTACGCGTTGTACCCGGCGTTCGACTTCGGCGCGACCGCCAGATAAATGATCGCCTGAGCCAGCGCCAGTTCGCCTTCGGGCGTGCCGAGGCGCTCGTAGGTTTCGGCGGCGTCGAGCGCGATGCGGGCCGCGCGCGGGTCGGCGAGACCGATGTCCTCCCACGCCATCCGCACGATGCGGCGTGCGAGGTAACGCGGGTCCGCGCCGCCGTCGAGCATGCGGCAGAACCAGTACAGCGCGCCGTCCGGGCTGCTGCCGCGCACCGATTTATGCAGCGCGCTGATCTGGTCGTAGAACGCGTCGCCGCCCTTGTCGAAGCGGCGCAGATTCTCGGCGAGCGCGCTGCCCAGCAACGCGCCATCGATCTCGGTGGTTTTCTGCTGCGCGGCCGCGCGGGCGACGATTTCGAGGTTGTTCAGCAGCTTGCGGCCGTCGCCGTCGGCGGAACCGATCAACGCGTCGCGCGCTTCGTCGGTGAACGTGAGGCCGCCGAGTTCCTGCTGTGCACGGTCGAGCAACTCGCGCTGCTCGTCGTCGGTGAGACTCTTCAGCACGTAGACGGCGGCTCGCGAGAGCAATGCGCTGTTCACTTCGAACGACGGATTCTCCGTCGTCGCACCGACGAACACGAACAGCCCCGACTCGACGTGCGGTAAAAACGCGTCCTGCTGGCTCTTGTTGAAGCGATGCACTTCGTCGACGAACACCAGCGTCTGGTGCCCGTTCGCGCGATGAATCTGCGCGGTCTCGACGGCCTCGCGGATATCCTTCACGCCCGACAGCACCGCCGACAACGCGATGAACTCGGCATGAAATGCGTCGGCCATGAGCCGCGCGAGCGTAGTTTTACCGACGCCGGGCGGGCCCCAGAGGATCATCGAATGGGCTTCGCCGGATTCGAACGCGACCCGCAGCGGCTTGTTCGGGCCGAGCAGATGCTTCTGGCCGATCACTTCGTCGATATTGCGGGGCCGCAGGCGTTCGGCGAGCGGAACATTGGCGCGGGGTTCTTCAAACATGACGTTTTGGGGATAATCTCGGCTTTTCCGGACGCGGTCCGTATGAAGGCGGCGGGTGGCCGGATGAGTCAGGCCGGCACTTCAGCGTGCGAAAGTGCGGGCAAGGTCCTGCATTATGACAGTGACGACAGCCGCAACATCAGAATCGGCAACACCAGAATCAGCATCACCAACAGGGACAAGACCAGATGGCACAAGATCCACTCGCCGGCGACGCCGGTTCCACCTACGCACCGCTCCTGCCGGTGCCCGACGCGCGTCGCGCATTCCGCACCGGCGACGCATTCGCGCTCTGGTTCTCGCTCGGCATCGGCCTGCTGGTCGCGCAAGCAGGCGCGCTGCTGGTGCCCGGCTTATCGCTGCCGCATGCGTTGCTGGCCATCGTGATCGGCAGCGTGATCGGCGTGGTGCTGCTGGCGCTCGCCGGCGTGATCGGCACCGACACCGGCCTCGCGGCGATGTCGTCATTGCGGCCGACGCTCGGCGTGCGCGGCGCATCGGTGCCGGCCGTGTTGAACGCGGTGCAACTGGTCGGCTGGGGCTCGTTCGAAGTGATCGTAATGCGCGATTCCGCCGACGCGCTCGCCAAACAGTCGTTCGGCTTCTCGATGCCGCTGATCTGGACCGTGGTCTTCGGCTTGCTGGCGACGCTGCTGGCGATCAGCGGCCCGCTCTCGTTCGTGCGTAAATTCCTGCGCACGTGGGGCATCTGGCTGCTGCTCGCGGGCGCGGCGTGGCTCACGTATAACCTGCTGGCCAAACACGATCTGGCCGCGCTGATGCGTCGTCCGGGCACGGGCGAAATGTCGTTCGGCGGCGCAATCGATCTGGTGGTGGCGATGCCGCTGTCGTGGCTGCCGCTGATCGCCGATTACACGCGCTTCGGCCGCAAACCCAGCGAGACATTCCGCGGCACGCTGCTCGGCTACGGCATTGCGAACCTGTGGTTCTACGCGCTCGGCGCGATTTACGGCCTCGCGGCCGGCGGCGGCGATGCCTTGCTGACCGGCGCGCTGGCCCAGGCCGGTGGCGGCCTCGCGCTGCTGCTGATCCTGATCGACGAAGTCGACAACGCGTTCGCCGACATTCACTCCGCCGCGGTCTCGACCGGCACCTTCTGGACGCGCGGCAGTGTGCCGATGCTGTCGGCCGCGTTCGGCGCACTCTGCACGCTGGTCGCGCTGCTGGTGCCGATGGCAAAGTATCAGAACTTCCTGCTGCTGATCGGCTCGGTGTTCGCGCCGCTGTTCGGCGTGGTGCTGGTAGATCACTTCATCGTCCGCAAACGCCGGATCGAAGCCGCGGTGCTCGCCGATCTGCAAGGCCGTTACGGCTTCTCCGGCGGCTGGCATCTGAGCGCGTTTGCCGCGTGGGCGATCGGTATCGTGTCGTATCAGGTGATTAATCAATGGCTGCCGAATCTCGGCGCAACATTGCCCGCGCTGGCGATCGGCGCGGTGTGTTACTTCGTGCTGGTGTCGGCGCGCAAGACCGCGTATGCGTGAGGGTTGATGTCACGCGGTAGCGTCGTCTGAATATGCGAAAAGGCCTGCAAATGCAGGCCTTTTCTACTTTCGCGGTGCGCGGTACGACGCGCGGCTTATCGCGTCTTATCGCGTGGAAGCCCGATACTCGACGCCCGGCAGCACACACAGCAATTCGAACGCCAGATTCGCGCCCAGCAGCGCGGTGGTGCCGAACGGATCGTACGGCGGCGCGACTTCCACCAGATCGCAGCCGACGATATTCAGCCCATGCGAGCCGCGAATGATTTCGAGCGCCTGCGGCACGGTCAGCCCAGCGATTTCCGGCGTGCCCGTACCCGGCGCGAAAGCCGGATCGATCCCGTCGATGTCGAACGTGATGTACACCGGGCCGTCGCCCATGCGTTCGCGCACACGCGCCATCAGCGGCGCCAGCGACTGGTTCCAGCACGCCTCGGCCTGCACGACTTCGAAGCCCTGATCGCGGCACCAGTCGAAGTCTTCCGCCGCGTAACCCGTGCCGCGCAAACCGATCTGCACGACCCGTTCGCAATCCAGCAGGCCTTCTTCGACCGCGCGGCGGAACGGCGTGCCGTGCGCGATCTTCTCGCCCATCATCGTATCGTTGACGTCGGCGTGCGCGTCGACGTGAATCAAACCGACCTTGCCGTGCTTGCGATGAATCGCGCGCAGGATCGGCAGCGCGATGGTGTGGTCGCCGCCCAGCGTGATCGGCTTGCAATCGTGCTGGAGAATTTCGTCGTACGCGGCTTCAATCCGTGCGATCGAGTCGTGCAGGTTGTACGGATTGATCGCGACGTCGCCGAGATCGGCCACCCGCAGCGAATCGAACGGCGCGGCGCGCGTCGCCATGTTGTACGGGCGCAGCAGCACCGACTCGCTGCGGATCTGGCGCGGCCCGAAACGCGCGCCGGTACGGTTCGAAGTGCCGAGATCGAACGGCACGCCGACGAAGCAGGCGTCGAACCCTTCGGCCGAGCCGACGTTCGGCAGGCGCATCATCGTCGCGATGCCGCCGCAGCGGGGCATGGCGTTACCGGAGAGCGGCTGCGGCCGTTCGCCGGCGTCGGGAGAAATGAAGGAAGAAGGTTTCATCGTGGCTCGGCAATGAAAAGGCGCTGCAAACGGACTGCAAGCGAAAAACGTGCGAACCGGCCGAGGAGAAAGCATAAGAAGCGCACCTTGCCGGGCGAATCTGGATTCTTAAGCAGTTTCCCTGAAGTTAAAATACGAACAGAATAAACTTCACATCGATTTTCAGCGATGTATCCTGACGCATGTTCTCTCAACTCACCGATCTCGACCTGCGGCTGATCCGCGTGTTCCTCGCCATCGTCGACGCGGGCGGCGTGTCGCCCGCCCAGGCGACCCTCAACGTCGGCCAGTCGACCATCAGCACACAGCTCGCCACGCTGGAAACGCGTCTCGGCTACCGGCTGTGCGAACGCGGCCGCGGCGGCTTCAGCCTGACCGCGCGCGGCGAGCAGTTCATCGACGCGGCACGCGCGCTGTTATCCGCGGTCGATACCTTCGGCATGCAGGCGCGCAACGTTGGCCGCAAGCTGGTCGGCACGCTGGATATCGGCATGATCGGCCACACGCCAGTGTCGGCCAGCGCCCGTATCAGCGACGCGATCGGCCGCTTCCGGGCGCGCGATCAGTCGGTGCGGTTTTCGATTCTGGTGCGCTCGCCGGGCGAGCTGGAAGAGTTGCTGCTCAATGGGCGGATTCAGGTTGGCATCGGCTATTTCTGGCATCGCGTGCCGTCGCTCGAATACACCGAGGTGTTCGCCGAAGACCAGCTCGCGTATTGCGCGAAGGGGCATCCGCTGTTCACGCTGGCGGGCGCGGTGCCGCCCGCCGAGGCCGCACAGCATGAATGGGCGTGGCGGAGTTATCCGCTGCCCGAGGCCGAGAGTTCGACCACGCCGCAGAACGTGACCGCCGTTGCGGACAATATGGAAGCGGTCGCGATGCTGGTGTTGTCCGGGCATCACCTCGGCTATTTGCCGGGGCATTTCGCGGCGCCGTTCGTCAAGCAGGGGCTGCTCGCGGCGTTGAATCCGGAGCTGATGCGCTACCGCGTCGCGTTTCATATGGTGACGCGGGGGCGGCAGCATCGCACAGATATCGTCGAGGCGTTTATCGACGATATGAAGGCCGCGCATCCGGCGCAGGTTCTGGAGGTGGAGGCGTAGTCGAGCTGACCGTGCCCGCCGGCCCCCACCCCGGGATAGTCAGGTAATAGCGGGTCGAGCGCCCCGCACCGACCCTGCCCAGTATGCCCATGTCCTCGAGCTCGATGAGTTCGCGCGACGCCGTGGCCCGCGACGTGCCGCCGACGCTCTCGTATTTCCTCGTGTTCATGCCGCCTTCGAAACCATGGGGACCGGCATCGAGCAGCAGCTTGACGACTTTGCGCTGCCGAGTGGTCAGTACCTTGTCCTGATGGTTCATCCAGAAAAGGGCTGTTGCGAGCGCGGCGTCCATGACGCCGGACGCTTCTTCGCAAGACACCCGCACCTGCTCCACGAACCATAGAACCCATGCGGTCACGTCCAGATCGCCATGCTGGGCGCGTTCGAGCTGCTCGTAGTAGTCGCGCCGCTTGTCGAGCAGGCGCTGCGAGGTACGGATCAACCGGCTGATCTCACCGTTTTCGCGCGCCAGCACGAGATCGATGAGAACTCGACCGACGCGACCGTTCCCGTCCTCGAAGGGATGAATCGTCTCGAACCACAGGTGAGCGAGTGCCGCTTTGACCAGACTGTCGTGCTCCGTCGTGGCGTTGAACCAGTCCAGGAATTGCTGCATTTCGGCCGGGACGTGGGCCGACGACGGCGCCTCGTAGTGGACCCTTTCGCGTCCGAAGCCCCCACTGACCACTTGCATCGGCTCGGCATGCTCGCGGTAGGCCCCGACAAGAATTTTCGTCATGCCCGAGTAGCCGGTCGGGAAAAGCGCCGCCTGCCAGGCGCACAGACGCTCATGCGAGAGTGGCGCCGCCCTTTGCAGCACCGCGTCGTCCATGATGTCGAGCAGGCCTTCGACGTTTCGAGGCGCGTTGGCGCCGTCCTGATTCCCGACACCGAGCCGCCGTGCCACGGACGAACGCACCGCGGTAAGGTTGATGCGTTCACCTTCGATAGCGGCTGTTGCGACGGCATCCTGACTCCAGGCTTCGGCGGCGAGCTCGAGGCGCTGTTCGAAGCCCAGACCGGCCAGCTTGCCTTCGACCACGCCTTGCGCCCGGTGCGCGCGCGCCAGTTCGGCACCGACCTGAATGACGTCATAGTGCATGCCGGGCCACGTGGGGGCTTGCCAGATAAGGAACTGTGTCGGTGACATGGCGGGATGAGCCTTGAGTCGATTGCGGGCTTTAATCGACTCACAACGTGAGTCGATTCTGAGTATAGTCGACTCTGAGGCGATTGATCGTTTAATCGACTCAAATTGTGAGTCGATTAAACGATCAACGATGAACAGCTCCCGGGCCCGGCAAGACCCGGCATAAAAAAGCCTCGGTAAGTCGATGACTTACAGAGGCTTTTGGCAAAATCGAAACCCACTACAACGGGCGAGGCGCCAGGCCTGACGCCTGGCGCGAACGCTTACCCGTTGATCACATCCGCACCCTTCGGCACCGTAAACTTGAACGCATCCGCCGGCAACGGCGGGTTCTTCTGAATGTTCGAGAACGTCAGCAACGTCACGTTGCCGAACACGTCGTGCAACTCCATCGCTTCGAGATTGCCGTCCTTGAAGCCGATGCCCACGCGTTGAAACTGCGTGTCTTTCGCTTTCGGCGTCAGTTCGAGCCAGTCGATGCCGGCCTTCACGCCCGCGTCGCGCAGCGTGAAGTTCTTATCCAGATCGTTGCTGCCGAACAGGATCGCCGCCGGGCTCGCGCCCAGCGCGCCGCCGAGGCTGCGCACCGTCACCTGATTCAGATCCTTGTCGTACACGTAGAGCTTGTCGCCGTCCGCCTGCAGCAGTTGCGCATAGGGC is a genomic window of Paraburkholderia bryophila containing:
- a CDS encoding thiamine phosphate synthase, with amino-acid sequence MQLPQTFLVTPEPLAGRPFGDFIACLERSLDAGVRLVQLRAKTLTAPQYAELAEQALACCRRYDARLLLNASADVALALHADGVHLTSTRLMACTSRPPPSGLLVSAACHDERQVLHANRIGADLLTISPVMPTATHTTATPLGWPRFRELVALTTVPVYALGGMSVDSLDEARKSGAQGIAAIRSLWVSAGE
- the speB gene encoding agmatinase, with protein sequence MKPSSFISPDAGERPQPLSGNAMPRCGGIATMMRLPNVGSAEGFDACFVGVPFDLGTSNRTGARFGPRQIRSESVLLRPYNMATRAAPFDSLRVADLGDVAINPYNLHDSIARIEAAYDEILQHDCKPITLGGDHTIALPILRAIHRKHGKVGLIHVDAHADVNDTMMGEKIAHGTPFRRAVEEGLLDCERVVQIGLRGTGYAAEDFDWCRDQGFEVVQAEACWNQSLAPLMARVRERMGDGPVYITFDIDGIDPAFAPGTGTPEIAGLTVPQALEIIRGSHGLNIVGCDLVEVAPPYDPFGTTALLGANLAFELLCVLPGVEYRASTR
- the serS gene encoding serine--tRNA ligase, producing MLDIQLLRKDLDGVAKRLADRGYTLDAAAFTALEAERRDTQTRTEEMQARRNSLSKQIGAMKGKGEDTSALMADVGGIGDEMKASAARLEEIQKGLSDLLLGVPNLAHESVPHGADEAGNVEVRRWGTPRQFDFEVKDHVDVGTPLGLDFETGAKLSGARFTMLRGQIARLHRALAQFMIDTHTEQHGYTEVYTPYIVNPEILYGTGQLPKFADDMFRVEKGGEENTVTQYLISTSEISLTNTVRDSILEADALPIKLTAHSPCFRSEAGSYGRDTRGLIRQHQFDKVEMVQIVAPDASYEALEQMVGHAEAILQKLELPYRVITLCTGDMGFSAAKTYDLEVWVPAQNTYREISSCSNTESFQARRMQARFRNAQGKPELVHTLNGSGLAVGRTLVAVLENFQNADGSVTVPAALRPYLGGTERLEVAAA
- a CDS encoding replication-associated recombination protein A; the encoded protein is MFEEPRANVPLAERLRPRNIDEVIGQKHLLGPNKPLRVAFESGEAHSMILWGPPGVGKTTLARLMADAFHAEFIALSAVLSGVKDIREAVETAQIHRANGHQTLVFVDEVHRFNKSQQDAFLPHVESGLFVFVGATTENPSFEVNSALLSRAAVYVLKSLTDDEQRELLDRAQQELGGLTFTDEARDALIGSADGDGRKLLNNLEIVARAAAQQKTTEIDGALLGSALAENLRRFDKGGDAFYDQISALHKSVRGSSPDGALYWFCRMLDGGADPRYLARRIVRMAWEDIGLADPRAARIALDAAETYERLGTPEGELALAQAIIYLAVAPKSNAGYNAYNEARRIVGKDQSRGVPVHLRNAPTKLMKELGYGHEYRYAHDEPDAYAAGETYLPDNMRDPHWYEPTPRGLEGKIGDKMARLAELDAQWRSENKPKKD
- a CDS encoding LuxR family transcriptional regulator, encoding MKSDSAIISFIENFPVSASLKEADTGKYIINNRYNSRQFGVENPAELVGLTINDLKFCQPEWGAQYAAAIQKLDFRAREKKTHVLGRHQFLDDSGEAQLEEMVKFPVLGSRKNILGIVTYRNDITPTLPPNSLYQLYLNFYDVTSAIKRVLACLEIVQYFVTLPTDAQFRVFLLKTERLANKEIAKFLGTSDRTVETHLDALRNKVVDGNLPHVLSLVKWHTPYASDSTPC
- a CDS encoding MFS transporter, with protein sequence MAYPLRFRFNPLLRIALTANLFEWYEFSLTAFMALEIGRLFFPAANDKTALMLSFSVFASSYLARPFGSVFFGVLGNRFGTGTALRLSMIGMAIPASLIAFLPTYQTAGYLATGLLIALKILQGFAAGGELPLSGYFVSLNVVDKNRGLYCAVVVASGFVGMLLASGIVLALPYCSAMLQRLPAAARGGYLTEVWRWPFLLCIPLSLWIYSLRSSISTKPGNQEHRAWHARPILPLIQAIVLVAFMEAHLYTAFVWLPGYLRTYLGVSSFDAHSTNVITLVIFSLSMVAAGYATRWIEASRLALIGIVSLVCSSYPLFAFLQRGDFLTLLLVQAAFAVMAGCLVGVIFVVLPDLFKDNWRSFGMVTTYSLATAVFGGTAPVVGAYLIKVTHLLTAPALYITAMGVLAAPVAYSICMKQRNLIQAAVDPAEA
- the cytX gene encoding putative hydroxymethylpyrimidine transporter CytX, with translation MAQDPLAGDAGSTYAPLLPVPDARRAFRTGDAFALWFSLGIGLLVAQAGALLVPGLSLPHALLAIVIGSVIGVVLLALAGVIGTDTGLAAMSSLRPTLGVRGASVPAVLNAVQLVGWGSFEVIVMRDSADALAKQSFGFSMPLIWTVVFGLLATLLAISGPLSFVRKFLRTWGIWLLLAGAAWLTYNLLAKHDLAALMRRPGTGEMSFGGAIDLVVAMPLSWLPLIADYTRFGRKPSETFRGTLLGYGIANLWFYALGAIYGLAAGGGDALLTGALAQAGGGLALLLILIDEVDNAFADIHSAAVSTGTFWTRGSVPMLSAAFGALCTLVALLVPMAKYQNFLLLIGSVFAPLFGVVLVDHFIVRKRRIEAAVLADLQGRYGFSGGWHLSAFAAWAIGIVSYQVINQWLPNLGATLPALAIGAVCYFVLVSARKTAYA